The Betta splendens chromosome 2, fBetSpl5.4, whole genome shotgun sequence nucleotide sequence tCACTACTCAAAACTATATAAACGCTATTCAAATTTAACTATACAAACTCTCAACTGACCGCAACTCCCCTTCAAAAACCCACATCTTGAATGGAGAAGTTTATTTCGCTGTCCAAACTCGCGGCACAACTCGAGCCACTTCCTGAATCAGTCACGTGGTACGGCCGCGCAGCGAGGCGTCACGCGTCATCATCTTTAGCTCCTCCCATAAATGAAGCAGGCGCCGGTACGCGCATCGCGGAAACGCCACACCTCCACGTCTCACCAGCGTCACTCATTCATTTCATCCGTGTACTGTGGACACCTGCACCTCATCAACTTCATCAGTTGTAATGTGCAGCTCAAGCTTTTCTTCATTGTTTAGTCCTACTGTATAACTCAGCTTGTAGATGCAATGGCTGTGGCAGTAATGAaggttttattattcatgttaTTCATATTCCTGTAGAGAACCCGTCAAAGGTCACATTAATCCATGAATCAGAAAACAAATGTCTGGTTGAAGGTTTGGAGTCGTTGTCCTGATGCTGCATTAACCTgagtttttatgtttatgtgtgtgtgtgtgtgtgtgtgtgtgtgtgtgtgtgtgtgtgtgtctgcgtgtgtgtgtctgcgtgtgtgtgtgtgtgtgtgtgtgtgtgtgtgtgtgtgtgtgtgttcagacctTACCTGTATCAGAAAAGGCTCCTGCTGTGTATTAGTGGAGACGCTGTGACCTGTTTGATTCAAGTCAAGCTTCTCGCTGTGGTCGACCACAGGGAGCGTCTCTAAAAATGCAGCGTCTCTGAAAACGCTGCGTCTCTAAAAATACGGCGTTTCATAAACGCAGCGTCTCATAAACACAGCATCTAAAAAATGCAGCGTCTCTGAAAACGCAGGCGCGGTTTCAGCTCAGTGTTAAACATAGACACTGACTGCAGGTCAGCGGTGTCTCAACCACACGGCCCAGTACACGTTGCTCCATCACAGCCAGTTACTGTTACTGCGTCTGTTTCAACCTCCACTACATACGAACAGTCACAGAACAGACAGGAGGTCTCCATTCAGAGACACATCTggacattttattcatttgacAGAACCTTTGTCTCAGTTGTTCAGTGCTGGTGAACTGTCACTAGTTTCATCTTTGGAGCCTGATATCGTGTGATGAGCTGTTGTAAATTCTACTTTCTCTTTGATGAGGTTTCTCTCAGTTCCagtctctgcttcctcttcctcatctgctgctgtagaAAGAAGCAACAAACATAAAATCAGAAATGAATGAAGCCACGCTTCATGGTGTTAAACTGGTGTGTTTTATGCTGGAAGCGCTGGAGCCGGTCAGTGTTCTAGTTTAAGTCTAGtttattcaatttaaaatgAAGTGAAACTTACAAAAACATGTCTGATACTGTTGATATTAGTTAGATATTAGTATTAGGAACAGTGGAAAGTCACTGATTGTTTAACACCAGAACTCACTTCCCTCCAGGGTTTGTGTTTGCAGTTCCTCTGCTTTTTGATACATTTGGTCTCATTTCATGCAGTATATAATTATACATATATCACAGCAAACCAATAACCATTCGACTCGTTCTCTTGTAGTAAAGACGCTGCTGGTGGTTTTATGTGACGCTTGTCACACTCTGGTTCCTTCTTTTATTTCTCAGCCTCGTTGTgaaatgtttgttgtgttgaaGCCTTTTCTCACCTAAACGCTGATCACTGAGTAGACGGCGCAGTCGTCTGATGATGACTTGGATGATTGTGTCTCTGTTTGAAAGAAGTTGGATCTGTTTGATtagattattaaataaaaacactgtagaTTTGACTGATCATGTAAATCATGTGAATCAATGACATATGACTGATGATGGACCTTAATGTGTCCaattaaagtaaaaatgaaTAACAAAGTAGAATAAGTTCTATACAGGGTCAGTTTGATCATTTGAAATGactgattcctcctcctccatcctatCTTGAACCTTTTCAGCCTGTGCTGTATTCGTTCTGTTCATTTACCTCGTCTCCTCTTTGGCTTTTTTACAGCAGCGTACGTCACAATGTCTGAATCCAGACCTGAAACATGAACGTGCTGCCGTCACTCATCAGGTTCCGTTATGACCTCATATACTGCATGTGCAATAGTACTACTACTTATTCTCTCGTACCTGTTTGGTTCCTTTGACTGTTGATGACAGCGTATGTttgctgatctgcagcagcgccGTCGTCTCTGCGTCCACACAGCAAAGCTGCCGATCACATCATCATAGGTTCAGAAAAGCTCAGAGACACCACGTCTGGCAGAGATGCTTTCGTACCTTTGTGCTTCTTACAGAGACATAGACcgacaaccagcagcagcagcagcagaaccaacgCAGCCGTGACAGCGGTCCAGAGCAGGAAGGACCCGTCAGACGGGTCCGAGGAAGACTGATCCTCAGCAGAAGTCAGACTGTGATTCACCACAGCCAGCCAGCTCTGTGGAGAGGCTCCAGCTCCTGAGATGCTGCAGCTGTAGAATCCCTCCTCAGACGTGGAAACGCTGCTGATGCTCAGCGTGTTCTTGTTGTAGGTCGTTTCCAGACGCGACTCATTTCTGTAGAAATCAACGGTTTGTTGTGACCCAGTTTTCTTGTTGCGACAGTGAAGGGTCACGTCGTGTCCCTGAAGCACAGGGTGAGCAGACATTTCCAGGATCACAGACCCAGCTGGAACACATGGAGACGTGTTCATCACAGTCACAACACCTTCTACACGCTGCTGTGaccatcacacacatgcagtgttaGTACTGAGGAGCAATGGTGAGGTTTCCCCCATGGTTCAGTCCTACATCatattcacacagacacaggagcagctccagcctgaTGCACGGCTGCACCACAGCTTAAACACATGAGCATTAAACGCACCGGTGACAGCGATGCCCACGGCGCCGCTTCTCTGTCCCTCCTCGTTTTCACACCAATATCCTCCAGTGTGTTTGTTGAGAGCAGGGTCGATGGAGCaggatggagctgctgcgtCACAGGGTGAAGAACCTGCTGAAGCAGCGTGATCCGTCTTCACTGTCCACTCAGCGACAGCATCAAGCTCACAGTTCACTGTGAAGGCTTCAAACTCGTAGAACTGAAGTCTGTCTGGGCTGATAcgaggaaaagctgcagctgagaccAGGACAGTGCAAACATTAAACCACAATAAATGACGTGACTGATGAATAATTAGGTCCAACTCACCGTCATGAGCGAAGCAGCTGAGGtcgaccagcagcagcagcagcagcatcaacatcacTGAGGACAGAAGCATCTGTGGGTTCTAGGTtcagaagatgaagatgaaggaggtGAAGATCAGCTACTCACAGAGTCTGGTGTCGCTGGTCTCCATGACGATCGCTGCTCACTGACGGTCTGTGACGGATCCTGATCTGAGGTCAGCGGCTTCAACCTGATGCCACAGACACCGTGAAGGGGTTCAGAGGctgctgatgatgtcatcactcAGGCTCAGATCAGTCCCGCCCTCTGCAGTCACACACTACGTCGACGTGACGTGATGCTGCTCTTTATCTGTCCTCGTTTTAATGACTCATCACTTTAATACATCCTAAAGCTGCTTTTACAGCCTAACTGCTCAGTTCATTGGAATCTAAACACGACGACAGCAGATAAACAGGATGAACCTGCCTCATTGCAGCTAATGTGAACGTACTaagactctgactctgcagaTCAATGGCTCCACAGACGCCTGCAAACGATGAGGGTGAGTTAGAATGTGTGTATTTAATGTAGCTCAGAGTTTAAGTTCTGATGATTTATAGCTTCAGTCGTCACAGATGGAGTCAATCATTTCATGCAACTTCTGAAGGTGTTTGTTAGTGACAACCTTGAGTTTATACAACAATTTACTAATTTACTAGCTCACATTTAAACCTCTAAATCTAAGCAGCTGTTTCTGAGTGGAGTCTATTTTAGACTGAATTAACCTGAATCTGTTTTAACACAACGTGAACCTTAGAATTTCTGAACTACACTGGTGAATGAGTTTCTTTGgaggttgtttgtttgtcttcagaGATGACACAACTGAACGTTCAACGTTTATTCATTTGTCTGTGAAGCACAGGTTTCTATTAGAAGCTcatcctcccgtctcctctcccGTCGTGCTGCTTTAAGCTGATCCCAGcgtcttctccagctcctgcattGCCATAGCGATGGCCTGTGGCCTGGCTGTTGATGTCATTGTAGCCGTCATCGTTTGCTACAGAGTCAAACGTAAGTCACTGCTGAAGCTCAGACAGTGAATCAGTGTTCAGATTAATGCAGAACATTTCTCTCCTGAAAAGGACCAAAAACGATTTGAAGAGGAAAATGAAGCAGCTTCAAGATGATCTAACGAggaacaaagagaagcaggGCTTCGTTAGGACACTAATGgatcagaggaggaagctgagaaaCAGAGGGATCAAGCTGCAGCAGACGatgacacagcagcagtcacagctgctgtttgaggagcagctgctggagatcAACGCTGGTTAATGACCTCAGTCTGATTCACAGCAGAGAGACCGACTAAAAACCTGCTCACCGGCAGATGTGACACAACTGGACTGAATAGAAGTGAAGGTTCCACGCTGCCCCCTACAGGCCTCTCCTCTAATGTCTCTGTCTCTATTGATCTGGATCTGCAGCCGTTTTGTTAAACTCCTCCTTGTCTAAACTGCCAACATTAATCATCACCGACCTGTTATATGTGGCTGCTTCCCTCTGACACACATAGTGGAGACACACAATAGACACACACAGTAGAGAAGATCAGACATTTTGGACGTTGGTTCTTTATCTCTGTTAAACTCAATCTAATAAAGTTCGCCTGTCATTGTCCTCACCTTCAGTGgccttttatttttgtcacagtCTTCAGTCAAATAAGGATCTtgtcttcagcttcttctccacATTGGACCGATGACCTGACCTGGTCCTCCCTCATTTAGACTGCAGGTTTGTTGTATTCTGGGCTGAGAACCATGACCTATAGACGTGGTAACTCATCAATCAGTCTCTAGAATACGGTTCTGGATGTTTGATAAACATCAAACATTGTGTGGGGGGATGGTGGGATCAAACCACTTACCTTCTTGGCCAACACTCCACCCATTGAGCTACCAGGTGTTAAAGGCCACATGTGAAGCGAGTGAACAGTATTAAAAGTATCTACAGGCATCACCTACTGAAGAAGAAGatcctgctgctgacaggaaCTTTGGTTTGGTCCCACCAGAGACgacaaaacactggacttactctatgccaacaccaaagaggcctacgctgcatcctccctcccaccgttgggcagagctgaccacaacatcctgcatctcctgcctgtgtataaacctgttgtacacaggcagccggtggtgccccgcacagtgaagaggtggacagctgagagcgaggaggctctcagggactgttttaaacaccactgtgtggacggagctctgcgacccacatggggaggacattaacgcaataacagactgtgtaacggactacataaacttctgctgggaaaacaccgttcccaccagacgggttcggtgtttcaccaacagcaagccatgggtcacctctgatattaaagctctgctaaaggagaagaagagagcatttaaatcaggggacagggaggagctgaggagggtgcagaaggagctgaggaggaaaatccgtgaggggaagtccagctacaggaggaagatggaggagcagctgcagcagaacaatgtgagtgaggtgtggaggagcctgaaaaccatctcaggcttcaaagctccacacccacaggctgagggggacctgagctgggtcaacgagctgaactcacactttaataggtttgaccaagcacccactcacacctcccagcagctgcctccgaacctcttgtcacctcataccactggattaccagcccccacagcccttcacacctttacacaaagccctctaccctcagccctgacgactggcgactcataccaaccacaccccctcacttcacaccacactgagacacttcctcaacccctcacttcacaccacactgagacactccctccacccctatccttctccagcacccaggtgagaagtgagctcaggaagatcaaggccaggaaagcagctggaccagagggcatcagctccagactccttaagtcctgtgcaggcgaactgtgtggagttatggagcatgtcttcaacctgagcctcaagctgagggtggtaccacagctctggaagacctcctgcgtggtaccagtgcccaagacaccgcacgccaaagaccccagcagcttcagaccagtggctctgacatcacacctgatgaagacactggagagactggtcctgggtcacctccgctctgcggtgggaacctacctggacccgctgcagttcgcctaccgacacggcataggagtagacgacgccgtcatcttcctcctacatcgagccctttcccacctagagaagcccggcagcactgtgaggatcatgttctttgacttctccagtgccttcaacaccatccagccggtgcttctgaaacacaaactgggggaggctggtgttgaccttcatctgacggagtggatcatggactatctcacaaacaggcctcagttcctgatcaatgcagggaaaacgaaggagatggtggtggatttccgcagacagcagcctgctgtcataccaccgatgcacatccagggaagggacattgagagagtggactcttacaagtacctgggagtgcatctgaacaataaactggactggactcataacacggatgcactgtacaggaagggtcagagcagactctaccttctgaggagactgcggtcttttggagctgctcctgaagaccttctatgactctgtggtggcatcagccgtcctgtacggtgtggtctgctggagcagcagcatcacagtgagggtcaggaagagactggacaggatcatcaagaagtccagctctgtcctgggctgcactctggacacggtgcaggaggtgggtgagagaagggtcctggctaaactgacatccatcatggaccaggactctcacccactggaggactcactgtctgctctggagagcagcttcagtagcagactgatccaccctcgctgtgtgaaggagcgatatcgtagatccttcctacctgctgctgtcagactgtacaatcagaactgttgaccacgtcccactacagtcactcacccactgcatcagtggtttatatagaaACCTGCTCTGCAATTTTATTGACTAGACATGTTTTAGATGTATTATCTGTTAATGCTTAGTAATGATGAGCTCATTATTTAAACTATAGCTCATTCTGTCCATGAAACAGAGGTAGGTCTTTTATGATAAACCAAAACACTTTGACCAGCAGCTTGAACACAACACTGATGTCGAGTTCACTGCTCCACACACATAACAGGTTAGtgtcaggaacggcagagagaggacccaaatgcacagtgctgacACCGTAGACAGATGGTGTGCGTAAAAGGGCTTTTATACCGAAATCGTAGtcacaaacagtccaggtcattcacgtATGGGCACAAGGATTGAGGCACAGAGAGAGCAGGGTTAATCAGGTCCAGTTAGCAGGCAGGGTTCAGTAACAGAATAAACAGAGTACGGTaccagtcaggatcaggcgagaaacagCGGTCGGGAACTCGGGACAGGGTCGAAGAGGGGGTAAATTGAACAAGGATTGCTGGAAGGTGACAACATGCGTGCAACGATCTGGCGGCTAGCTGTGGTGATAGGTGTGttgaaatactgtaatttcaccaataggggcagtgtgtgttgtaacgTTGTTGTACAGTTCTGTTAGGTAATAAAGTGAACGGTGAGACCTGTGCTGAAATTCATCAGGTTATGGGCCCAGAGGACGCTAAAAAGGCTGTTTTCACGGTATTTTGTGCATTAAACAGTGTTGTGAGTTTTCACAATggaagataagctgtttatagaCAAGCTGAGCGGACCGGAAAATTGGGCGACATGGAAGTTTCAGATTGAGCACTTGTTGAAGGCTAAAGGTCTGTGGGGCATGCTaacggagacggagacgctaGCCGCAGATGCTAACGCACAAGCACAAGCGGAGTTTAGTAAACGGAGAGAGAAAGCATTCTCCATGCTAGTGCTGAACGTGAGTACACCCCAGCTGTACCTGGTAACAAGCTGCCAGACTCCCAAAGAAGCGTGGACTACGCTGAAAGGCCATTTTGAGAGAGATACATTGGCGAATAAACTGTTCCttaagaaaaaatatttgaaatgaaGGAAGGATGTCAATTAACTGAGCATCTAAAGCAAATGAAGGAATTGACTGATCAGCTATCGGCTATAGGAGCTGATATTAAAGAAGAAGATCAGATCGTAACACTTTTGGGTAGTTTACCACCTAGTTATGCTACCATTGTCACTGCATTAGAAACTAAGATGGACAATCTGACGCTGCAGTTTGTTCAACAAGCTTTAATAAATGAAGAGCAAAAGCGGGTTAATGCACATGAAAGTTACAGTGGAGCTACTTCAGGTGGTTCATCAGCGATGTCATCTCAGTGTTGGGGAACTGTCCCAGACAACtccaggacaggaggagcagaaagaccAACCACGTGGCGGTGTTACAAATGTGGAAAAGAAGGTCACATTAAACGGGACTGTCCAAGTTTGAAAtataaagcaaaaaagaaaactcaTAAGGCTAAAAGCATGATGTGTGAAGATGCAGAAGGTGGAAGTGCCTTTGTCAGCAAAGAGGCAAATCCAACTGACTCACCACAACAGGTTGAATGGTTGATAGATTCAGGAGCATCAAAGCACATGACATTTGATAACAACATTCTTCAAAATTACCAAGAGTTCACGGAAGCACAGTCTGTGAAGCTCGGTGATGGCAGGGTGGTTGATGCCCTAGGAATGGGAAACGTAAAGCTGAACATGACTTTCAAAACAAGTGATGCAAAAAGTGCCACAATGTATGATGTGTTGTATGTTCCAAAGCTGTCAGGGAAGTTATTTTCAGTGGGAGCAGCTATCAGGAAAGGCAACACAGTGCAGTTCAAAAAGTCTCACTGTTACATACGTGGAAGAAATGGAACCCTTCAAGGAATGGGAACACAAAGAGCTGATGGACTTTATCAGCTGGATGTGAAGAAGGACGTACCTGTTTGTCATAGTGCATCACTAGCAACCAGCTTATGGCACCAGCGGTTGGGTCACACTACCAAGCTTAAAGAACTGAAAGATCTGGTGAACGGAGTGGACTTCTCCACAGAAACAGATGTTT carries:
- the LOC114843659 gene encoding uncharacterized protein LOC114843659 — its product is METSDTRLLMLMLLLLLLVDLSCFAHDAFPRISPDRLQFYEFEAFTVNCELDAVAEWTVKTDHAASAGSSPCDAAAPSCSIDPALNKHTGGYWCENEEGQRSGAVGIAVTAGSVILEMSAHPVLQGHDVTLHCRNKKTGSQQTVDFYRNESRLETTYNKNTLSISSVSTSEEGFYSCSISGAGASPQSWLAVVNHSLTSAEDQSSSDPSDGSFLLWTAVTAALVLLLLLLVVGLCLCKKHKALLCGRRDDGAAADQQTYAVINSQRNQTGLDSDIVTYAAVKKPKRRRETQSSKSSSDDCAVYSVISV